DNA sequence from the Cottoperca gobio chromosome 10, fCotGob3.1, whole genome shotgun sequence genome:
TACTTTCAAGACACGACTCCACCTGCTAGTTCTTCTATATGTACTGTTCTGTGTCTCATCAGGTGTCGCTCCGGGGCAGCTGTACACTTACCCAGCCCGTCGCTGGAGGAAGAAACGCCGTTCTCATCCCCCTGAGGACCCTCGCTTGGCCTTCCCCCCTCTCAAAGCAGGTACCGCTTTTGATGGAAAAACTTGCCTCCCATCACAAAAACAGTCAAGTTGGGTTCATTCATCCTTTTACcagtaacattttgtaaatatatttagtaaaTATCTGTTCCTATTTAACGGTTAAAGGTAGGAGGCTCTGTTCTGTTAATTCATtagggtgtgtttgtgtgtctgtctgagttCATGGCATTGCATGTGTTACCATTTTGCTCGGTGTGTATAGCAGATTTGGAGCTGGGTCTGAAGCGTGATGCGTTGGGGGCGGTGGATGGCAGCAGTCTGGAGGCCCTTCTGAAGGGGGAGCCCCTCGATAGGAGGAGCGGAGTGTCGGACATCCGCGGCCCTGAGGATGACTCGGCAACTGTGGAGCCTCCTGCCACCTCCGCGACCACTCACACATCCTCTGGGCGTGTACGCAAGGTGTGGCTCAAAACTGGCTGGAAACTCTTGTTTTCTGCCATTGCAACTGATATCTAGAGCTTTGCAGAACTAATGACACgtgaaaatgtgttaaaaggCAAATTGAACCGAGCACTTTATCTCGACAAGTTAAACAAAGTTTCTGTCACTCTAAAAGGATTTAATTTAGGACACTGGTCTTTCTTGTGCAATTATATTGTTACTAGAGCACAGGACAGAAAACAGGGATATATTTAGGCTGTATTACAATTGTCTGGTATTATATACCTAATGATTTCATCTAATTCTTTCAATCCGTAAAAGGATTTTAGCTTTCGACTTGAACTTCTTTCTCTAAGTCGGTCACAGTTTGTGGTTCATAAGGCAGGACAGATTTCAGGATTTTGTTAAACATAgttaacatgttttttatgtcaATATAAATTGACAAAACAGTGAAACAAATTGAAGGAAAGTTCTTCCCAAGCATCAAACTCAAGATGTAAGGAAAGTAAAGTCAGGACGAGTTCATACATTCAATACAGTGAGACCTAATCCAGACCATCTCACTGCAGCGAGTCCTTGACCACGACGACTACTTGGACGACCTTGATGATGAAGACTTTGAGGACGAGACCCCGAAGAGAAGAGGCAAGAGCAAGTCCAAGGTGAGTGCCACGCCTTTTTCTGCAGTCATTTCCCCGTGGGATTGATGTTTCCGTAGTGTACTATGTGTCAACTATTAAATGGGTTCTATAGAGTCGCAGTGACAAGAATGGCAAGAAAAAACAggaggctgcagctgcagcgctGGAGGAGAGGGACAAACCGTACGCCTGCGACAGTGAGTAGTAGATCAtttgttgttggtgtgtgtgtgtgtgtgggggtgtgtgtgggggtgtgagtgtgtgtgtgtgggtgttacGCATGAGAGGCTTTTGATTTTTCccctgaaagacacaaacaagccTTCTGCCATGCATGGTGTGATCTGAAAGACCCCATCTGGAACTTAAGTTTGACAACatagacattttaaaagttgccgcctgaatatgtaaaaaaaaaaaaaaaaaatctgagaTGTCGGAGTGTGTGCTCTGTGACTTTCTCCGCTGTATGACTTTGCCTCTAGCCTGTTAGCCAAATATTAACCATGTGAAAGTAAGttttaaaatagaagataaagcCTGTTGTGTGGTGATGAACGACGTAGTTTTGTGTTTCCATCTTGGGCCTTTTTGGACGGTAGTTAGAATTGGCCGCCATCACTGTAACAATTTTGTCTgaccgtttgtgtgtgtgtcagtttgtggGAAGCGCTACAAGAACCGTCCTGGCCTGAGCTACCACTATACACACTCTCACCTGGCCGAGGAGGAGGGCGAGGACCGCGAGGAGATCGAGGCACCACCAACTCCTCGCCAGCCTGAGGAGCAGAAGAGTGAGTCCCACTCTTGTgctgagatggagagagagagaggggagggaggttTGGTTGCATGCCatgtagcatgtgtgtgtttgtacaagGGAAGTCTCTctcattctttttttgttccGCTCTTTTCATTTTGGGATTATGAAATATGGGATTAGACTCGGTGTTCCTGACTGAAACATGCTTGCACAGTTGGAATTTCtggcatttaaaaagaaaatctgtgtttagtttttttctcctCCCCCAACATATCCATCGCATTACTGTAGTTTTCTTTAGTGCACGCGTCACTGCGTTAGCAAATCCATTGAACAAGTGCGTTTTGTTAGATGCATCATCAGCCAGTTACTGAGATAAAAAGATGGTGTTTGCTGATGCGGCATGAACAGGTTTGTAAAACTGcttcacattttaaagtgtttgatTTATAAGCTGTATTTTACTACAGTTAGACAAACATCCACAAGAACATATCAGTTTAACTCAGTTTAAAATGACAGTTTTTATATGCACTGAATGGTTTCTTCACTCAATCTCTCGTTTAGCAACTAAAAAGGGTCCCAATGGGCTGGCTCTGCCCAACGACTACTGTGACTTCTGTCTGGGAGACTCCACTTTAAACCAGAAGACTGGCCAATCGGAAGAGCTGGTGTCCTGCTCAGACTGTGGACGCTCAGGTGTGAActtgttgtgtctctttcacCACTAATTGACTGATCACTAAGCGccccttagttactgttgctatgccTGGCCATGGCACATAGAGAATATTTCATGGTTATTTTTATCTTACTTGACAACATTTCTCCCGTGTTTtcatttctccctctcctccccgcAGGCCACCCAACATGCCTGCAGTTCACACCGGTGATGATGGCTGCAGTGAAGACCTACCGCTGGCAGTGCATCGAGTGCAAGTGCTGCAATGTTTGCGGCACCTCAGAGAATGACGTGAGCCCCTTTGTTGTGTATTGATACTGactttattgtgttattgttattttaatctGTAGACTCAAcatgatgttgtgtttttgtaggACCAGCTGCTGTTCTGTGATGACTGTGACCGAGGTTACCACATGTACTGTCTAAGTCCTCCCATGACTGAACCACCGGAGGGTAAGCGAGCACTGAACACTGCGGAAGTTAACAAAATCAACAGCAGAgcagcttttttatttatttctttgcatAGCTATTCATTCTTTTAAACCCACATGTAttacaatactaataatataatataatataagtgtACCCTATTTGTAAAATTAGATTTCAGGGGTGGATGTGTAGGATTGTGTCTgactcgtgtgatccaaacattacATAATGAACTCCGGGgtgttgtaaagtccaaaatcAAAAGGTTTGCAGTCCCGCTTGCCGCACACACCTGTATTAACGAGATGGTGTAGCAACAATTGGAGTTAAATTCaataaagaaagttgatttaataattaaaaaaagactaacTCATTTAATCTGATGAATCAAATTTGAGGATATTTTTAGAGGACTAAAATGTGTCGTTGgaattctttttttgtaatttgataACGCCCTTGTATTTATGCACCCGTGGTTCTTGAGCGCGACctcactgtgtttatgtgtgttttacagggAGCTGGAGCTGCCACCTGTGCCTGGTTCTGCTGAAAGATAAAGCCTCCATATACCAGCAGAACCAGAGCTCCACCCCCGAGTGACATATCAACAAGTCCTGCCCCCGATGGAAATGTCAGACCTCCTCTCAGTCCGGAGCTCCAGGATATGTCCAGATGTAGCTGAGCCCGATCGCAGATCAGCTTTAGAAGTCTTAATAACTACAGTGTCAGTGGGGGGGGGATCAGTCAACACGGGGATCAAACTATCACTACCAATCTGCCTGCAGAGCCCTGAGGCTTTCCGtcaaacacatacatattgtgcgtatatacagtatagacacacactctctcttggactgttacacacacactagatacagagacagagagcatgcAGTAACCATAGTAACTGCTGTCTCCATGGAAGCTCCCAGGAGCAAGCGGATTAGCATCACAGCTAATTATCGTCACCCTTTCACACTCAAAGACACGGTATGGACTGTCgacaacacattttcttttttctgccaAATTATCTATTTTTTACTCCCTTTAATGtgggagaaaggaaaaaaaatcacCATATATACGGTTgaggaatattattattattattattattattactattgttattGTTCTGGTTACTAGTGGACTTTTGTAgtggcatttgtgtgtgtacttttgtcTGAACCGTCGGAGCGTCAATCTTTTTAAGAGGTTTCCCTGAGAGGAGCCGGTCAGTGCCAAGGTCCACCATCATATGAAATACACACAACAATGACCCATGGATCGTATCATAATCCCTTCAACcatctttgtttcattttaaatcagtGGGACAAAGATGGTAACAAAAAGTCTTAATTTTGTTTGCCAACAAAAAAACTTTGGCTGACTCGTTAAGCTGTTAGCACAAAGTCTTTGGCCTTGCTACTTCAGGGTTGCACCAAAAACAACTTCTCATCTCTGATTCTGTTACTGGATTGATCAGTTACTTTCACCAAACACTATACAACAGAGCATATAGGCTACTATAAGTTGAACATTTAGTGTAATGCCggtcttattttgaaaaacctgaCTGCCAGATAATGCTGTTCTTATCTGGGGAAACTGACCAATACATATACAACAAGTCATCATAACGGTGCATCCTTTTCTCTAAgatgttttgtgctttttagAAACAGTTTGGCAGTAACGTCACCCTtcataattcatttttaaaccgCTGCTGTCAAACCGATGACACACAGAATAATTTACAAACTGTAGCTGCTTTTATCGTTTGTCACACGGAGGCAGATTTGCATGCAGATTGCACCTGTAtgaatgcacacactcacaccacaagtgtttgtttcttttgttgtattgtttttcttgtcttttttttttacattttatattaccTGATATTCCATTGGTACTGGGAGTTTTTTCTAGTAGAATTTTGTAAAGTCTATGGTATAGCAAACACTTCAAGTATATAGCTCCTAATGCATTCTATGTACTGTATtgactttttctatttttgttaTGACTGTGACATGTTTGAATTTATTTGATTATTCTGCTATGTCAGACCTCCATTATGAGTATTTGTAAAATGATGTACTTTGTtgtactatttttatttttacatttctttggtATCAAAGCCGATTTAGcctgactgaaataaaaatcacTTTGAATTACGTGTCCACTGTAATTtactttaaatgcattattttctGAAGGAGCTGCATAGTTGATATTTATCTGTGCTGCAGACGTCTTTGATGTTTAAATTCAGTGGTGCTTCTGTTTGTGTCCGTCCACACTACCAACTCAATTAAGCAGGTCTTAAGTATCAACTGTTCACATTGGAAAAGTGACAAAAATGCAACCCCATTCAAAACAATAAGTATTAAATCTTTGGAAAAACGTCTTGATGTCTCTGAAGTTTAACACATTTCCTGTCGGTACGAAACAAAGTGTGTTGGTTCTTTCTATACTAAGAGGAAAAATGGTTTACTACGACAAGATTACATTACATGCTGTTTAATGTATACAATCAGTATGTAGTGTGTATATTATGTGTCAATGAGTCCCGGCATTAGGACTGAAGGCTGTAGAGCTGTCCCTGGTGCTGAAGTGCTGCCGGTATGTGACCCAGGTAACACCGTTACCTGCagtcacaaaacaacacaaaactaacATTTTTATTCCCATGAATTATATTGAGAAGTAAGTATTGTGTTTCACATTTGGCACAGGTATTAATGACTGGGGCGTCATCCCAATACATTCTGAGGGGTACAAAACATTCCAGTCACAGTATAGTcctagtatagtatgtcataaaaacatgtaaaaagattgtactgtgtgtgcaggaaaTTAAAgtcatgatctttttttttaacgccttaaatgttttttgttttcctttaattttgtaattaaatagataaatactaccttacatatacatatatatacatactaccTTTTTTACAGCTCAGAGTTTTAACCCATCCTTCTCGATTAGCATATCTCAAACTGCAGAATTTAGattctttaaatgttgctataattcttgtcacatttattaattttaagCGCAAGTGAAGGAAATACACAAAAGAGAAACCtcacagaacaaaacattttatttcactcaACACACACTCAAGGACTCTCCAAACACAGAAGTTCAAAAACACCTTGTAGCACACAGTCGCTTCGTTCCAGCACAATAACACCACCTCTGTGCTGAGAAGCTTTgaggaaagaggggggggggcaagacAACAGTGGTTTAGTGCAATTATCTGGAGCGTGATGATCAGCCATGCTATGCTGTTTACAACTACAGATACAAAGGCGTGATGAAAACCTTACATAAAATAACTTCATGCACTGAGAAGCAACTATATGAACTTACATGTGTAATCATCTGAGGTTACTCGTGGCAGTCATAAAGTATTAATAAGTAAACTAACACACTTTGGGGTTCCTTAATATTCTTGGTTTCAGAATGAAAATGCAATactttataaatgtgttgtgaGACATACAGTAGTGCATTATCAGATGGGTCTGGGCAGGAGGTGCTCAGTACAAAACTATGTAAAATACTGGTTTATCAAAGGTAAACACTGTCGCTTTCAGGCAGCCGGTGTCGAAGTAACGCCGCTCAAACATGTACAGACACCgtgaagtgaaatgaaaaatTCATCCGTCCGTACATTTGATGAACGATGGCAGCAGTGAAGCTAAAAAACAACCACTTGTATGTGCGTCCTTTTGTGTGACTCTGTGCATGAGGAGTGTCCTCTACAACCTCTCGAAGCCGACGgcgcagaggaggaagagggcgTAGAGCAGTATGAGACAGAGTCCCAGCCTGCGGTCCAACTTCCAGCGGTTCAGGTGGACACACAGGACCTGGGGAGGGATGGACGGAAAGAGAaagttaaaatataataataatattataattccCTGAGGGACTGGAAAAATATAAGATGAAAATCATTGGTGAGGAAAAACAGGCATCTGATGTTGATGCAGacgttgttttgttgtttcacaATCTAAGAAATAATTAATTACCCTTTGTGTCTATCGAgggacatttttggcttttttatttttttcaataacTTTGGCAAGAGAGtgagttttttatttatgttattttggacgttcaacctcagctgctataataagtctataatacgtttattaaattcaattaaaaaaaacataattcaataaaattccttaacatttatttattaagagcATAGTATTGAACAACCCGTATTATTTTCAGACAATCTGATGAATAAAAATATCTTCAAAGTAGTGGCATTCATtcataaaagtaatttaaagagTAACATTTCAGAATATTGATGAATATTTGGTAGCTATGatgatatgaataaatatatatatatatcattttatggcTGTTTTTTTGACGCAGACATTTTTGTCCTCTAACTACGTCAGACcaactttttttaaaggtgaatTCACTGAATTTGAACAACACTGATCAGATAGGATGCAGATGTCACTCACAGTGAGTATGACTGAGGCCAACAGAAGGATCACGGAGTACACCAGGCCTCTGCTGTTGATTGTCACCTAAAAACCAGAAATGACAAACTCATGAACATGTTGTAAAATCACGCAATGATAAATCCCATGTCTTACAAAGTTCATTGAAGGAGTTGTTCTACacttaaatactttattttactactactatactaagACATGTCTTCTTTGAAATACTGAACAATATTCTTAAGATTTCTTTTGCAGAAGCATCTGTGGGGTAGTAGACCCGGAGACAGGATATCGCTATGTTTTTAGGATCAGGTCAGCTGTATAAGATATGAGGTAGAGAAGCAGTCGGTGTTACCACTGATCCGTAGCTGACGATGAGCGTCCTCAGCGCCCAGGGGAAGCCCAGGCCCAGAAGCACATCAAAGATATTACTGCCAATGGAGTTGGACACGGCCATGTCGCCCATCCCTGCCACATTTGACATACACACAAGGAAGATTCTGTGAAAATATGTAGTGCGAAGCAGGGTTATTATTGTACGAAGATAAGAGgtgaaaaataaactaaattaaaacgATATCctttaagaaaaactaaaacttcACTGAAACGGTATTGCAAAActaaaattatgttttaatatataacGAAAAAAGAAGACGGCATGAATTTCTATCAACTCTCGTGACACTGAAGCTCAGAAATAGATTAGATTGATGTTACAGGAGAAGGTGCTACAATTACTTCACTATTAATCCCTGTTGTTTTTCACATGCATgtagaatgaaatgaaaagaacatGATTTTAATATTGTTGGAGCTATTCAGCTCCGGTCTGATGGGTACTGGGGTTGGGATGAAATTACAGCTGACAAGTTTTCTTCATGTGAGGAAGTGAAAGAGAACTCGAGTCCATTCCTAAATGAAATTTTAAACATTATGGCCGTTCTACACAGTTCTCAAACTATACAGCTACGTACTTCTGAGACATACAAACTAAACCTTTCTGAAAATCTGTAACTAAACTATAACTAGCtaacttaaactaaactaacattgaaaagtgaacatttaaatcaaataaaaactaacTATTAAACTATTGTAACAGTggtgcaaaaacaaaaggttatGTGGTATAAATGATTCAACATTGTAAATATGtgttgagacacacacacacacacacacacacacacacacacacacacacacacacacacacacacacacacacacacacacacacacacacacacaccttgtcgGGCGACGATGAGGCTGGCCATGCAGTCAGGGACGCTGGTGCCAGCCGCCAGAAAAGTGATGCCCATGATGACTTCTGGGATTCCAAGTGTGTTGCTGATTATGGTCAcctagacagaaacacagaggaacaaggctgtgtatatctatgtgtgtgtgtgtgtgtgtgtgtgtgtgtgtgtgtgtgtgtgtgtgtgtgtgtttcgtaCCATCCAGACCATGAGGTAGGAGTAGAGGGCTATCCAGAGCGTGGAGGACAGGAAGGTGAGCAGGTACCAGCGCTCCCACAGCGGCAGGTTACAGTCGGGGATGGTGAAATAAAGCAGGACGCTCAAGGGCCAAGACAGCAGCCACTTCAGACGCAGACACCAACCATCTGAGGAaatgatgaaaacacacacagacgcacacacacacacagagtgcacaCACGTTTCCCCACAGGGATCATTACAGATTCATATAAACTTCTAAATTATTGATGCGGCACGGCCTGTAAATCTGAGTATCATCCCTTTTTAATTAGCTCCATTAGCAATGACTCCATATGTAACACTGGAAAACATTAGAAGTAGGTGAAAAAGAGGGATAACTATGTTTGCTGCAGTAGCATCAATGATGATAAAAACCTACTTGTTCCTAGAGTTGTGAGTTAGagatttacatttagtttagctTTAGTTAGATACTGTAATTTGGCGCATGAAAGAGTGCGCCAATGGTTTGTTTGTTAGTTGTTAGTGATCCTCTCTTaatctttgtgtctttttgtgatGCCATTCTACTGATTAAAATTGGTTTACAGTTGGAGAAATCTTACTTCTTGTGGCACTTGGTCTAACTGTGTTCCCACCACGAGGAACTTTCCCAGGGGACCGAGAACGGCAGGAACTTTATCTGCGTTTTGACCAAAGGAATCAGGGGCGCAATGTAGTTCCAAGTGCCAAAAAATATCATAGTGGAGTCATTTATTACATCAACTCGACATCTGTCATTGGTCTAATTGGCCTAATCTTCATAGTTCTTCAAATGCAGCGAAGATGCAAACAGTACAAGTCAGTCTTACCTCGTCAATACTAAGTAAGATCAAAGCAAACTTCAGCAACTTTGACCTACATTAACTGTAAATGTAAGTGTAAGCAGTATCTCTATATGCCGCTGGCCAGGAGTTGTCATGTCAActatgtctgtttgtttttgagaaataaagcaataaaaacatttttgagatTGGGACTAATGTCGGGCAGAAGAACATCCCTTCTGTTGCCTCAGAGATTTCATTCAAccaatacaattatttatttattaagatcATAACAACGTGTGCAACGTCTGCTTTCATTCACCACTCACCAGGCAGGACGAAGGGTTTTAAAGGAGcgttctcctcctctccttcctcctctccttcctcctgctcttcctcttcctcctcttcctctttagGCTGCGCTCCTCCAGCCTCTGCccacctctgtctctccccccaTCTCTTTACCCGTCTCTCCCTCCAGCGGCTGCCTGTCTCCCTCGGCCACCGTCCCGTTCTCCCTCCCCCACGGCCCGTTAGCACCCAAACCTTCTTCCCCTGAAGCTCCCCCCTCTCCCGGGCCACCCCGGGCCTGAATCAGCCTCTGTCTCTGTGggtggggagggagagagggagggggaattcataggaaagaagaaagaaagaaggaattgaaaaaagaagaaaacaaagtgacatTAGAAATGATTTCTTGTGACTGTAGCTAACGTTATGAGTGGCAGGAGGAGAGATCAGGCAGCCAGGCATGTCCTCACATTCACCAGAGGGGATTTGGAAAGCATTGATCTAGGGCATGCTACAGCACAGGGGCAGCAGAGGAAGTCACACTTTAATTTGTTACTGGAAATGGCAAGCACACATGCAGGAGAGCCGAGAGAGTGAGGAAGCAGATTAGGAGATTGAGTTTTTGTCTGCTTTTGTGTCTGGAACAAGATTATGCATCAGGCGGCAGTCtgagagtgtttgtttgtggcaGCAAACAAGATtttgtttaatatataaatctatCTTACCATCTTTATGTCTACCTGCAAACCTCCTGTACAAAAAATACGCTGTGAGTAATATCTTGTTATTAATAGATCATTATCAAATTTAACAAATCAATGTGGCAAATGAAACGCAATTactataaacaaataaaataacttctaaTGTTCTGTACAGcaaaaaacattatatacattataattataattaatatatctatattatatatatattaattataatatatatatatatatatatatatatatatatataatataatatatatatatatatatattatataatatatatatatatatatatatatatatatatatatcatatatatataatatatatatatatatatatatatatatatatgctatctAAGTTTAGCATAATATGATATTTCTTACTTATTGTAGACTGCATGAATACTACTAACTCATAGTAAAGGCTTCTTCAACTTTTTGGGGGAACTATATTACACCTTGTGATGCTACAGAGACTTCCTTAAGTTTTAATGGTGCAACACAATGTAGTAAAGTAGTAAAGAGTAGTTACTAAGGACTTAGGAGGACTTTACGATTTAAGAATAGCTGGTGCACCTCCAGTTCAGCtacaaaagggagagagcagtgATCCTTACATTTACGTTAATTTTACCAATATGACCCTGTTCATTTGAAACTGAcatattgctttttaaaatgctgcacatgcacatttaagTACCCACCAACCTAGCCGAAAAAAGCCCCGGGGAACTTGACGTTATGTGAGAGGTGTGAGGGCGTGCAGTGTACCTCGTTGATGACCATGCGTCCTGCCATGCGCAGGCGGGTGAAGGGGGGGAAATGCGGGGTGATGAGAAGGCGGAGGCTTGCCTCTGAGAAGGAGAGCTGGTGTGGGTGCAGGTTCAGCAGCTCATCCACCATCACCACCCCTGAGTCCTGGCCGGCCACTACACATGAATCTGGGGGAAGTGTGGGGCGATGTATGGAGGTTAGCAGGAGATAGTGGAAAGTAGAAGATGATTTAAGCCTTATGCATCACTAGGCACATTTTTACTATGTTAATGCATATGGCATACATTTTGACAAGAGTGTGAGTTTAATTTATATTGGAATGTGGAAGTTTAACCTCAGCTCTtataataagtctataataaagTGTGCAGCCACAATACAGACACTCTAAAACGCTTTAAAACCACAATTTCTGATCCCACAGCCATTACAGCATAAAATCAATCATGCATTCTATTATATCCGGCATTCAATCTAGAGTGCCGTCttcaaaattgtagttttgACTATGTTCCACCATATTGAGGCATTTTTGCGCTGTGGGGCAAATACATGCTATTTTCCTCGTTTCctacacaaaacattaaaattgcatttaaatcaatgttgttgctaattGTTGACATATCCCAgactgtaaaaaacaacaatctagcatttagtatacagaaaataataattgtttttctaaCAACAGATACATTATGTAAACACGctggcatttaaagggttaaaattctgaaaatgaatgaatatttggttATGATCAGGACTAACGTTTGTTAAAATATTATTGGTATATAATTTTAGGGCAGTGATGTAAGGACATCAGAGCAAAGGGATGCACAGGGGTTAATAAGACAGATAGTGAAGCACAGACGGCAGACAAACAAGGAGACAAAGAGGACAGAGTGATAGAAATAGTGGAGAAAAGTCTTGTCCATCAAAGTGGTCTAGTTCTATTTCAGCCTGTTGGAAATCCTCAGGGGAACTGACACGGGTTTGTCTGGCAGCCTGAATTGTGTCACTAGGTCTGTTGAACGCTGCTCAGAGACCGAGGGAAACTTTCGGATGTACACATGCAAAGACAAACAGCACCTGGCTTCAGCGGCACCATGTCGTTGTCACAGTCTCCAATGTTTCCGACAGCAGTCGTCCGTCGCAGACTGCTCAGACACGGCTGACCTGCCCGGCTGCAGTGTCTCTCTACAAAGCTGCACAGAGATCTGTtgaacctacacacacacgcacacgcacacgcacacacacgcacacgcacacacacacacacacacacacacacacacacgcctttAGTGGGTAAAGAGTGTGTGGTGGCTTGATAACAGCCAGATGTAAACGTGAGAGGAAGAGACCCACTTCATGATGATTATGTAGATTCCATACATAGACATCAGGGTGATGGTCTCCCACCtgaaacataaatacaacattaatc
Encoded proteins:
- the slc24a6a gene encoding LOW QUALITY PROTEIN: sodium/potassium/calcium exchanger 3 (The sequence of the model RefSeq protein was modified relative to this genomic sequence to represent the inferred CDS: deleted 1 base in 1 codon), with the protein product MKAPRRPRQTRLLPRFCVCGVGLLAAAWIFNLNDVTGSHTATVDHDISFSERELIHQETENNQTESISKSAVSDFPQDIFTLEQRRHGAVLLHVLCAIYMFYALAIVCDVYFVPSLEKISENLQLSQDVAGATFMAAGSSAPELFTSLIGVFITKGDVGVGTIVGSAVFNILVIIGLCGIFSGQPISLSWWPLFRDAVFYILSIVVLILVIYDEKVMWWETITLMSMYGIYIIIMKFNRSLCSFVERHCSRAGQPCLSSLRRTTAVGNIGDCDNDMVPLKPDSCVVAGQDSGVVMVDELLNLHPHQLSFSEASLRLLITPHFPPFTRLRMAGRMVINERQRLIQARGGPGEGGASGEEGLGANGPWGRENGTVAEGDRQPLEGETGKEMGGETEVGRAGGAQPKEEEEEEEEQEEGEEEGEEENAPLKPFVLPDGWCLRLKWLLSWPLSVLLYFTIPDCNLPLWERWYLLTFLSSTLWIALYSYLMVWMVTIISNTLGIPEVIMGITFLAAGTSVPDCMASLIVARQGMGDMAVSNSIGSNIFDVLLGLGFPWALRTLIVSYGSVVTINSRGLVYSVILLLASVILTVLCVHLNRWKLDRRLGLCLILLYALFLLCAVGFERL